One genomic region from Amycolatopsis sp. FBCC-B4732 encodes:
- a CDS encoding helix-turn-helix transcriptional regulator, with product MSPVRRGKELPIHNRLSVLRAERGMTRATLASAVEVNPQTIGALERGDHYPSLDLAFRICAVFDLPVEAVFSREPFTPLSTRVYREGGA from the coding sequence ATGAGCCCGGTCAGACGCGGCAAGGAACTGCCGATCCACAACCGGCTTTCCGTGCTCCGGGCCGAGCGCGGGATGACCCGGGCCACGCTCGCGAGCGCCGTCGAAGTCAACCCGCAGACCATCGGTGCGCTCGAGCGCGGCGACCACTACCCGAGCCTGGACCTGGCGTTCCGGATCTGCGCGGTGTTCGACCTGCCCGTCGAGGCGGTCTTCAGCCGTGAGCCGTTCACGCCGCTGTCCACCCGGGTGTACCGCGAGGGGGGAGCATGA
- a CDS encoding glycerol-3-phosphate dehydrogenase/oxidase has translation MTSGSLNARRRERELAELAAGERVDVVVVGGGVTGTGIALDAASRGLSVALVEAHDLAFGTSRWSSKLVHGGLRYLAHGELGLAHESAVERGIMMTRTAPHLTRAMPQLFPLYPSTSRAQQALVAAGLRAGDALRRAARTPSSVLPRPRSIPAAEALALAPGLSPHRLRGALLAYDGALVDDARLVVSLARTAASFGARILTRLSASAVSADRVSVVDGVSGDSFDIRARQVINATGVWAGTLTGSVRLRPSLGSHLVLAPGTVPMGTTSVNIGVPGETNRFVFLLPQPDGRVYLGLTDEPVPGAIPDVPAVPESDVDFLLSLASSVLSRQLTRADVAGSYAGLRPLVEGSGGRSADLSRKHAVLAGSDGLLTVVGGKLTTYRRMAEDAVDAAIRLAGLPVTPCRTARLPLLGAAPRAELSLVDAPARLVARYGTEAPRVAALGELDTEFAAPLTPDTGITAAEVVWAVRNEGALDVDDVLERRTRLALIPADAEAARARVAELVGKSLAGLA, from the coding sequence ATGACGTCCGGCTCCCTCAACGCGCGGCGCCGGGAACGCGAGCTCGCCGAGCTGGCCGCGGGCGAGCGCGTCGACGTCGTCGTGGTCGGCGGCGGTGTCACCGGCACGGGTATCGCGCTGGACGCCGCTTCACGCGGGCTTTCGGTGGCGCTGGTGGAGGCGCACGACCTCGCGTTCGGGACGTCACGCTGGTCTTCGAAGCTCGTCCACGGCGGCCTCCGCTACCTGGCCCACGGGGAACTGGGCCTGGCCCATGAAAGCGCTGTCGAGCGCGGCATCATGATGACGCGGACCGCGCCGCACCTGACGCGCGCGATGCCGCAGCTGTTCCCGTTGTACCCCAGCACTTCCCGGGCCCAGCAGGCCCTCGTGGCGGCCGGTCTCCGGGCGGGCGACGCGCTCCGCCGGGCGGCGCGGACGCCGTCGTCGGTGCTGCCGCGGCCGCGGTCGATCCCCGCGGCGGAGGCGCTGGCGCTCGCGCCCGGCCTTTCCCCGCACCGGTTGCGCGGCGCCCTGCTGGCCTACGACGGCGCCTTGGTCGACGACGCGAGGCTGGTCGTTTCCCTGGCCCGCACGGCGGCTTCGTTCGGCGCGCGGATCCTGACGCGGCTCTCGGCTTCGGCGGTTTCGGCCGACCGGGTCTCGGTCGTCGACGGTGTTTCGGGCGACTCGTTCGACATCCGCGCGCGCCAGGTGATCAACGCGACGGGCGTGTGGGCGGGCACGCTGACGGGCTCGGTCCGGCTGCGGCCGTCGCTCGGCTCGCACCTGGTGCTCGCGCCGGGAACGGTGCCGATGGGCACGACGTCGGTCAACATCGGGGTGCCCGGCGAGACCAACCGGTTCGTCTTCCTGCTCCCCCAGCCGGACGGCCGCGTCTACCTGGGACTCACGGACGAGCCGGTGCCGGGCGCGATCCCCGACGTACCGGCGGTTCCCGAGTCCGATGTGGACTTCCTGCTGTCGCTGGCTTCTTCGGTCCTTTCGCGACAGCTGACCCGCGCGGACGTCGCCGGGTCCTACGCGGGCCTGCGCCCGCTCGTCGAAGGCAGCGGCGGCCGGTCGGCCGACCTGTCCCGGAAGCACGCGGTGCTGGCCGGTTCCGACGGGCTGCTGACCGTCGTCGGCGGGAAGCTCACGACGTACCGCCGGATGGCCGAGGACGCCGTCGACGCGGCGATCCGGCTGGCCGGCCTGCCCGTTACCCCGTGCCGGACGGCACGGTTGCCGCTGCTGGGCGCGGCTCCGCGTGCGGAACTGTCCCTTGTGGACGCTCCGGCTCGGCTGGTGGCGCGGTACGGGACCGAAGCCCCGCGCGTGGCGGCGCTGGGCGAGCTGGACACCGAGTTCGCGGCTCCCTTGACCCCGGACACCGGGATCACGGCGGCGGAAGTCGTGTGGGCGGTCCGGAACGAAGGCGCGCTGGACGTCGACGACGTGCTGGAGCGCCGCACGCGGCTGGCGTTGATCCCGGCGGACGCGGAAGCCGCGCGCGCCCGCGTCGCGGAGCTGGTCGGCAAGTCGCTGGCCGGGCTCGCGTGA
- a CDS encoding TetR/AcrR family transcriptional regulator, which yields MADDVLLDAARSCVLAVGVRRTTLAEIARTARVSRMTVYRRFPDVRSVLAALMTREFSGLLRTASERGADAADSRERLVLIASAGVRALAADPLFRTLLDVDPELVLPYIVERLGATQKFAEQAMHQLLAAGHQDGSIRRAPVAAQSRAVLLVVQSFAFSLRPATADVDEAALLAEFTHVLDAALKP from the coding sequence GTGGCCGATGACGTGCTGCTCGACGCCGCGCGCTCGTGCGTGCTGGCCGTCGGTGTGCGCCGCACCACACTCGCCGAAATCGCCCGAACCGCCCGCGTCAGCCGGATGACGGTCTACCGCCGCTTCCCCGACGTCCGCAGCGTGCTCGCGGCGCTGATGACCCGCGAGTTCAGCGGGCTGCTGCGCACGGCGAGCGAACGCGGTGCCGACGCCGCGGACAGCCGCGAGCGGCTCGTGCTCATCGCCTCGGCCGGCGTCCGCGCGCTGGCGGCCGACCCGCTGTTCCGCACGCTGCTCGACGTCGACCCCGAACTCGTGCTGCCCTACATCGTGGAGCGGCTCGGCGCGACGCAGAAGTTCGCCGAGCAGGCCATGCACCAGCTCCTGGCGGCCGGCCACCAGGACGGCTCGATCCGGCGCGCGCCGGTCGCGGCGCAGTCGCGGGCGGTGCTGCTGGTGGTCCAGTCGTTCGCGTTCTCGCTGCGCCCGGCCACCGCGGACGTCGACGAAGCGGCGCTGCTGGCGGAGTTCACGCACGTGCTCGACGCGGCGCTGAAACCATGA
- a CDS encoding FAD-binding oxidoreductase codes for MNALIDHRLRRSWTADAADAAQLPARAAKWLEQRIGRTAPGAAPAGELPVEIPSRKLDESAAAALSEVVGAENVLVDDAARLARATGLSYLDLLRRRSPSVEFPVPDAVVLPADADEVQAVLEVCVRHDIGVVPFGGGTSVVGGVAALRGDKTSVIALDLVRLDALVSVDAESRIAVLQAGVRGPEAERLLGEHGLTLGHVPQSWERATIGGFAATRSAGQASSGYGRFEDMVTGVRLATPRGEWKLGVAPASAAGPDLRQLAIGSEGALGVITEVALRVRPAPAVRRYEGYALPGWEAGREAVRDLAQHHALADVTRLSDVDETGVSLALNAGLKTAALRRYLAARGVRRPCFLIVGWEGTAHEVAVRRRETTRRLKALGAVRVGKALGESWRHGRFTGPRQRDALLDRGICVETLETAAYWSTVDELRDDVRAALTASLGRAIVMCHISHAYETGASLYFTVLTARDEADPVGQWQRAKAAACEAITGLGTISHHHAVGVDHAPYLSAEIGSLGVEVLRAAKSAVDPTGILNPGKLI; via the coding sequence GTGAACGCGCTCATTGACCACCGCCTCCGCCGGTCCTGGACCGCGGACGCCGCCGACGCCGCTCAGCTGCCCGCGCGAGCGGCCAAGTGGCTTGAACAGCGTATCGGCCGAACGGCCCCCGGTGCTGCCCCGGCGGGCGAATTGCCGGTGGAAATACCGTCACGGAAACTGGACGAATCTGCTGCTGCCGCGTTGTCGGAAGTGGTCGGCGCCGAGAACGTGCTGGTCGACGACGCGGCGCGGCTCGCGCGGGCGACCGGGCTGTCCTACCTCGACCTGCTGCGGCGCCGGTCGCCGTCGGTGGAGTTCCCGGTGCCCGACGCGGTCGTGCTCCCGGCCGACGCCGACGAGGTCCAGGCGGTGCTCGAGGTGTGCGTGCGGCACGACATCGGCGTCGTCCCCTTCGGCGGCGGCACGTCGGTGGTCGGCGGCGTCGCGGCACTGCGCGGCGACAAGACGTCGGTGATCGCGCTCGACCTCGTCCGGCTCGACGCGCTGGTGTCGGTCGACGCCGAGTCGCGCATCGCCGTGCTGCAGGCCGGCGTCCGCGGGCCCGAGGCCGAGCGCCTCCTCGGCGAGCACGGCCTGACGCTCGGGCACGTCCCGCAGTCGTGGGAGCGCGCGACGATCGGCGGCTTCGCGGCGACGCGCTCGGCCGGGCAGGCGTCGTCCGGCTACGGGCGGTTCGAGGACATGGTCACCGGCGTGCGGCTGGCGACCCCGCGCGGCGAGTGGAAGCTCGGCGTGGCGCCGGCGTCGGCCGCCGGGCCGGACCTGCGCCAGCTCGCGATCGGCAGCGAGGGTGCGCTCGGCGTGATCACCGAGGTCGCGCTGCGGGTACGGCCGGCGCCGGCGGTCCGCCGCTACGAGGGGTACGCCCTGCCCGGCTGGGAAGCCGGCCGCGAGGCGGTCCGCGACCTCGCGCAGCACCACGCGCTCGCCGACGTCACCCGGCTGTCCGATGTGGACGAAACCGGGGTCTCGCTGGCGCTGAACGCGGGCCTCAAGACGGCGGCGCTGCGCCGCTACCTCGCCGCACGCGGGGTGCGGCGGCCGTGCTTCCTCATCGTCGGCTGGGAAGGCACCGCGCACGAGGTCGCGGTGCGCCGCCGCGAAACCACGCGCCGGCTGAAGGCGCTGGGCGCGGTGCGCGTCGGCAAGGCGCTCGGCGAGTCCTGGCGGCACGGCCGGTTCACCGGACCCCGGCAGCGCGACGCGTTGCTGGACCGGGGGATCTGCGTCGAGACGCTGGAGACCGCGGCGTACTGGTCCACTGTGGACGAACTGCGGGACGACGTCCGCGCGGCGCTGACGGCCTCGCTCGGCCGGGCGATCGTGATGTGCCACATTTCCCACGCGTACGAAACCGGCGCGTCGCTGTACTTCACGGTGCTGACGGCCCGCGACGAAGCCGACCCGGTCGGGCAGTGGCAGCGCGCGAAAGCGGCGGCGTGCGAGGCGATCACCGGGCTCGGCACGATCTCCCACCACCACGCGGTCGGCGTCGACCACGCGCCCTACCTGAGCGCCGAGATCGGTTCGCTGGGCGTGGAAGTGCTGCGGGCGGCGAAGTCCGCGGTCGACCCGACCGGGATCCTCAACCCCGGGAAGCTGATCTAG
- a CDS encoding gamma-glutamylcyclotransferase family protein codes for MATAPAGWRDRQAVLAYGSNANPSKISWMRAELGLAGPVVVAHARCDGLAAVWAAGLRFRDGQRPATLTALPGVEEHAVWFVTPDQLAVLDVCEGRGNRYHLVRLTDPDITLEDGSRVTDVLAYIGAVPIRYPLLVDGKPVRVADVPQARAAELEGEPADGPGVACEVVEPPDGRTFP; via the coding sequence CTGGCCACGGCGCCGGCCGGCTGGCGGGACAGGCAGGCCGTGCTCGCGTACGGCTCCAACGCGAACCCGTCGAAGATCAGCTGGATGCGGGCCGAGCTCGGGCTCGCGGGCCCGGTCGTCGTGGCGCACGCGCGCTGCGACGGCCTCGCCGCGGTCTGGGCGGCCGGCCTGCGGTTCCGCGACGGCCAGCGCCCGGCCACGCTCACCGCGCTGCCGGGTGTCGAGGAGCACGCCGTCTGGTTCGTGACGCCGGACCAGCTCGCGGTGCTGGACGTCTGCGAGGGCCGCGGCAACCGCTACCACCTGGTGCGGCTGACGGACCCGGACATCACGCTCGAAGACGGCAGCCGGGTGACCGACGTGCTCGCCTACATCGGCGCGGTACCGATCCGGTACCCGCTGCTGGTCGACGGCAAGCCGGTGCGCGTGGCCGACGTCCCGCAGGCGCGGGCCGCCGAGCTCGAAGGCGAGCCGGCCGACGGTCCCGGCGTCGCCTGCGAGGTCGTCGAACCGCCGGACGGGCGCACTTTCCCCTAG
- a CDS encoding S-(hydroxymethyl)mycothiol dehydrogenase, with protein MPYEVQGVVSRAKGEPVSLETVLVPDPGPGEAVVNVQACGVCHTDLHYREGGINDDFPFLLGHEAAGVVEAVGAGVTDIAPGDYVILNWRAVCGTCRACKRGKPWYCFSTFNATQPMTLQDGTKLSPALGVGAFLEKTLVHSGQCTKVNREAEPAVAGLLGCGVMAGLGAAINTGAVTRGDSVAVIGCGGVGDAAIAGAKLAGATTIVAIDMDDRKLAWAKDFGATHTVNSRGLSEEQVVEAMQDATNSFGPDVVIDAVGRPETWRQAFYGRDLAGTVVLVGVPTPEMRLNDLPLIDFFSRGGSLKSSWYGDCLPSRDFPMLVDLYLQGRLPLDKFVTERIGVDGVEQAFERMHRGEVLRSVVTF; from the coding sequence ATGCCGTACGAGGTGCAGGGGGTCGTTTCGCGGGCGAAGGGCGAGCCCGTGTCGCTCGAGACCGTGCTCGTGCCCGATCCCGGGCCCGGCGAGGCCGTCGTGAACGTGCAGGCCTGCGGGGTCTGCCACACCGATCTGCACTACCGCGAAGGCGGGATCAACGACGACTTCCCGTTCCTGCTCGGCCACGAAGCCGCCGGGGTCGTGGAGGCCGTCGGGGCCGGGGTCACCGACATCGCGCCCGGTGATTACGTCATCCTCAACTGGCGCGCGGTCTGCGGCACCTGCCGGGCCTGCAAGCGCGGCAAGCCGTGGTACTGCTTCTCCACCTTCAACGCCACGCAGCCGATGACGCTCCAAGACGGCACCAAGCTCTCGCCCGCGCTCGGCGTCGGTGCCTTCCTCGAGAAGACGCTCGTCCACAGCGGACAGTGCACCAAGGTGAACCGCGAGGCCGAACCCGCCGTCGCCGGGCTGCTCGGGTGCGGGGTCATGGCCGGGCTCGGGGCCGCCATCAACACCGGAGCCGTCACCCGGGGCGACTCGGTCGCCGTCATCGGGTGCGGCGGGGTCGGGGACGCCGCCATCGCGGGTGCGAAGCTCGCCGGCGCCACCACGATCGTCGCGATCGACATGGACGACCGGAAACTGGCGTGGGCCAAGGACTTCGGCGCCACCCACACCGTCAACAGCCGGGGCCTCTCCGAGGAGCAGGTCGTCGAGGCCATGCAGGACGCGACGAACTCCTTCGGCCCGGACGTCGTCATCGACGCGGTCGGCCGCCCCGAGACCTGGCGGCAGGCGTTCTACGGGCGCGACCTCGCCGGCACCGTCGTGCTCGTCGGCGTCCCGACGCCGGAAATGCGGCTGAACGACCTGCCGCTGATCGACTTCTTCTCGCGTGGCGGCTCGCTCAAGTCGTCCTGGTACGGCGACTGCCTGCCCAGCCGGGACTTCCCGATGCTCGTCGACCTCTACCTGCAGGGCCGCCTGCCGCTGGACAAGTTCGTCACCGAGCGGATCGGCGTGGACGGCGTCGAGCAGGCCTTCGAGCGGATGCACCGCGGCGAGGTCCTGCGCAGCGTGGTGACGTTCTGA
- a CDS encoding HAD domain-containing protein, with the protein MARPLLFLDVDGPLIPFGRRTGDYRTFTDADLGNPLLGRVDPALGPRLLALGCDLVWATTWFEDANECVAPLLGLPPLPVLDFPDEPAAGGRHWKTERIVERAAGSPFVWIDDETTGADRARVANHHPGPALLHTVAADTGLTDGDLAAITAWLASCG; encoded by the coding sequence ATGGCCCGGCCGCTGCTGTTCCTCGACGTCGACGGTCCCCTGATCCCGTTCGGGCGGCGCACCGGCGACTACCGGACCTTCACCGACGCCGACCTGGGCAACCCGTTGCTGGGGAGGGTCGATCCGGCCCTCGGCCCGCGGCTGCTCGCCCTCGGGTGCGACCTCGTCTGGGCCACCACCTGGTTCGAGGACGCCAACGAGTGCGTAGCCCCGCTGCTGGGCCTGCCGCCGCTTCCGGTGCTCGACTTCCCCGACGAGCCCGCGGCCGGCGGCCGGCACTGGAAAACCGAGCGGATCGTCGAGCGGGCGGCGGGGTCTCCGTTCGTCTGGATCGACGACGAAACCACCGGCGCCGACCGGGCTCGGGTCGCGAACCACCACCCGGGTCCCGCGCTGCTCCACACCGTCGCGGCGGATACCGGGCTCACCGACGGCGACCTGGCCGCCATCACCGCCTGGCTGGCCAGTTGCGGATGA
- a CDS encoding carboxymuconolactone decarboxylase family protein → MRAEQAVRHREQALAPGFERFGQRVEHVVTVEARLKSESSPEVVGAIQQLFKAVHGAGVDPLLLELVHLRASQINGCSPCVHAGVASAKRQGETDDRLHNVVTWRETPFFTEPERAALALTEAAIRIQDGQPGVTDDIWAAAAEHFDEPQLSAIVLNIALTGFFNRINRAIREQAGKAW, encoded by the coding sequence GTGCGAGCCGAGCAGGCGGTGCGCCACCGCGAGCAGGCGCTCGCGCCGGGCTTCGAACGCTTCGGCCAGCGTGTCGAGCATGTCGTTACCGTGGAAGCACGGCTGAAGAGCGAGAGCAGCCCCGAGGTCGTCGGGGCGATCCAGCAGCTGTTCAAGGCGGTGCACGGCGCCGGCGTCGATCCGCTGCTGCTCGAGCTGGTCCACCTGCGGGCCAGCCAGATCAACGGCTGCAGCCCGTGCGTTCACGCGGGTGTCGCGTCGGCGAAGCGGCAGGGGGAGACCGACGACCGGCTGCACAACGTCGTCACCTGGCGCGAGACGCCGTTCTTCACCGAGCCGGAGCGGGCGGCGCTCGCCCTGACCGAGGCCGCGATCCGGATCCAAGACGGCCAGCCCGGCGTCACCGACGACATCTGGGCGGCCGCCGCCGAGCACTTCGACGAGCCGCAGCTGTCGGCGATCGTCCTGAACATCGCGCTCACCGGCTTCTTCAACCGGATCAACCGCGCGATCCGCGAGCAGGCGGGCAAGGCCTGGTGA
- a CDS encoding C39 family peptidase yields MRVRSLFTLLSVVVLTAVTVQVAEAGPRDDEAVDYHEWTGGRFHEGDFAGLALTRDGLRITRPIGSVQHTEPELGTTRTYEYSQWTSPSYRQGFGATQLVASWNAKTPAKTWLQVEAQGRTSAGAQTGWYVMGRWASGDADILRTSVDGQDDANALVDVDTLVTKAGVTLKSYKLRISLYREAGSGATPSVSLLGAMTSAVPDRFEVQPTKPGRATGIELKVPAYAQNLHKGQFPQYGGGGEAWCSPTSTEMVAEYWGKKPSPEEMAWIPADYVDPQVAFAARYTYDHAYDGTGNWPFNTAYAASRGLKGHITRLHSLNELENYIARGIPVITSQSFLASELDGAGYGTAGHIMVVVGFTKDGDVIANDPAASSNDRVRNVYKRDQFEKIWQRTKRYRADGTVAGGPGGVAYIITPA; encoded by the coding sequence ATGCGGGTGCGCAGTCTGTTCACATTACTGTCGGTTGTCGTGCTGACAGCCGTAACCGTTCAGGTCGCCGAAGCGGGGCCGCGCGACGACGAAGCCGTCGACTACCACGAGTGGACCGGCGGCCGCTTCCACGAAGGCGACTTCGCCGGGCTCGCGCTGACCCGCGACGGCCTGCGCATCACGCGCCCGATCGGCTCGGTGCAGCACACCGAGCCGGAGCTCGGCACCACGCGGACGTACGAGTACAGCCAGTGGACGTCGCCCTCGTACCGGCAGGGCTTCGGCGCGACGCAGCTGGTCGCGTCCTGGAACGCGAAGACGCCGGCCAAGACGTGGCTGCAGGTCGAAGCGCAGGGCCGGACGTCGGCGGGCGCCCAGACCGGCTGGTACGTGATGGGCCGCTGGGCCAGCGGGGACGCCGACATCCTGCGCACCAGCGTCGACGGCCAGGACGACGCGAACGCCCTGGTCGACGTCGACACGCTGGTCACGAAGGCCGGGGTGACGCTGAAGTCGTACAAGCTGCGGATCAGCCTCTACCGCGAAGCCGGCTCAGGCGCGACGCCGTCGGTGTCGCTGCTGGGCGCGATGACGTCCGCCGTGCCGGACCGCTTCGAGGTGCAGCCGACCAAGCCGGGGCGCGCCACCGGGATCGAGCTGAAGGTGCCCGCCTACGCGCAGAACCTCCACAAGGGACAGTTCCCGCAGTACGGCGGGGGCGGTGAAGCCTGGTGCAGCCCGACGTCGACCGAGATGGTGGCCGAGTACTGGGGCAAGAAGCCGTCCCCCGAAGAGATGGCGTGGATCCCGGCCGACTACGTCGACCCGCAGGTGGCGTTCGCGGCGCGCTACACCTACGACCACGCCTACGACGGCACCGGGAACTGGCCGTTCAACACCGCCTACGCGGCGTCGCGCGGCCTCAAGGGGCACATCACGCGGCTGCACTCGCTGAACGAGCTGGAGAACTACATCGCCCGCGGCATCCCGGTGATCACGTCGCAGTCGTTCCTGGCTTCGGAGCTGGACGGCGCCGGCTACGGGACGGCGGGGCACATCATGGTCGTCGTCGGGTTCACGAAGGACGGCGACGTGATCGCCAACGACCCGGCGGCCAGCAGCAACGACCGCGTCCGGAACGTCTACAAGCGCGACCAGTTCGAGAAGATCTGGCAGCGGACGAAGCGCTACCGCGCCGACGGCACGGTGGCGGGCGGCCCCGGCGGCGTCGCGTACATCATCACCCCGGCGTAG
- a CDS encoding PaaI family thioesterase produces MTDPEGTQLFHRSMPFSERLGVEVLEHGPALVRSRLKWDESLCTLGGALHGGALMALADSTGAVCAFLNLPEGGQGTTTVESKTNFLRAVRSGYAVASSRPLHAGRKFVVVETEINGDDGKLVAKVTQTQAVL; encoded by the coding sequence ATGACCGATCCCGAGGGCACGCAGCTCTTCCACCGCTCCATGCCGTTCTCCGAACGCCTCGGCGTCGAGGTGCTGGAGCACGGGCCCGCGCTCGTCCGCAGCCGGCTGAAGTGGGACGAGAGCCTCTGCACGCTCGGCGGTGCGCTGCACGGGGGCGCGCTCATGGCGCTGGCCGACTCGACCGGCGCCGTGTGCGCGTTCCTCAACCTGCCCGAGGGCGGACAGGGCACGACCACCGTCGAGTCGAAGACGAACTTCCTGCGCGCGGTGCGTTCGGGCTACGCCGTTGCGTCGTCCAGACCACTGCACGCCGGGCGCAAGTTCGTCGTGGTGGAGACGGAAATCAACGGTGACGACGGCAAGTTGGTCGCGAAAGTGACACAGACGCAGGCCGTCCTGTAG
- a CDS encoding TIGR03767 family metallophosphoesterase gives MAELTRRTVATAGAAGLGLLLCTPTANALDRALRLTGTRSVSTTGTTLEQVATASGTGYSRLSAGPGWPLVVRSDLAAPQTGRDDRRRALSAFVQFTDLHITDTESPARFEYLHPFIGSAHRPQEALGTVATSALVERVNSVRQGPFTGRPFDLMVTTGDNTDNHELIELDWFLKVLNGGSVTPNSGDANAYEGVQSSGNKEYWNPSIPGVGDDYSAKGFPQLPGLLEAALKTFTAPGLDVPWFCTFGNHDDSIVGSLPAQIPGIDAWYTGRYKVIGKDETTAKKLAAAIQKPGSSIPVAELFGGSGTIREITPDARRRPFTTGEFVRAHLDAANTGPGPVGHGFSSANADGKNIYYTFRIAPGITGISLDTTTDAGFADGSIGLAQYNWVESTLKRNSSAYYDFFGRKVTHSVTDELFILFSHHTSGSMGNLLPDSRHLLDPRLDGNAFVALLKRFPNVLAWVNGHTHRNQITAHAGGTPKQGFWEINTASHVDFPQHARIVEVADNADGTLSLFTTLIEAEAPYAVDYGDRTPQALASLYRELSYNDIHTDPGRVGAAADHNTELLLVNPLA, from the coding sequence ATGGCCGAACTCACCCGGCGCACCGTCGCCACCGCGGGCGCCGCCGGTCTCGGGCTCCTGCTCTGCACGCCCACCGCGAACGCCCTCGACCGCGCGCTGCGGCTGACCGGCACGCGGTCGGTCAGCACCACCGGCACCACGCTCGAGCAGGTCGCGACCGCGTCGGGCACCGGCTACTCGCGGCTGTCCGCGGGCCCCGGCTGGCCGCTGGTCGTCCGGAGCGACCTCGCCGCGCCGCAGACCGGGCGCGACGACCGCCGCCGCGCGCTCAGCGCGTTCGTGCAGTTCACCGACCTGCACATCACCGACACCGAGAGCCCCGCGCGGTTCGAGTACCTGCACCCGTTCATCGGCTCCGCGCACCGGCCGCAGGAGGCGCTCGGCACCGTCGCCACCAGCGCGCTGGTCGAGCGCGTCAACAGCGTGCGGCAGGGCCCGTTCACCGGGCGGCCGTTCGACCTCATGGTCACCACCGGCGACAACACCGACAACCACGAGCTGATCGAGCTCGACTGGTTCCTCAAGGTCCTCAACGGCGGCAGCGTCACGCCGAACTCCGGCGACGCGAACGCGTACGAAGGCGTCCAGAGCTCGGGCAACAAGGAGTACTGGAACCCGTCGATCCCGGGCGTCGGCGACGACTACTCGGCCAAGGGCTTCCCGCAGCTGCCGGGCCTGCTCGAAGCGGCACTGAAGACGTTCACCGCCCCGGGCCTGGACGTGCCGTGGTTCTGCACCTTCGGCAACCACGACGACAGCATCGTCGGCTCGCTGCCGGCCCAGATCCCCGGCATCGACGCCTGGTACACCGGCAGGTACAAGGTGATCGGCAAGGACGAGACCACCGCGAAGAAGCTCGCGGCGGCCATCCAGAAGCCGGGTTCGAGCATTCCGGTCGCGGAGCTGTTCGGCGGCTCCGGCACGATCCGCGAGATCACGCCGGACGCGCGGCGCCGCCCGTTCACCACCGGCGAGTTCGTCCGCGCGCACCTCGACGCGGCCAACACCGGGCCCGGCCCGGTCGGCCACGGCTTCAGCAGCGCCAACGCCGACGGCAAGAACATCTACTACACGTTCCGGATCGCCCCGGGCATCACCGGGATCAGTCTCGACACGACCACGGACGCCGGGTTCGCGGACGGCTCGATCGGGCTCGCGCAGTACAACTGGGTGGAGTCGACGCTCAAGCGCAACAGCTCGGCGTACTACGACTTCTTCGGCCGCAAGGTCACCCATTCGGTCACCGACGAGCTGTTCATCCTGTTCAGCCACCACACGAGCGGCTCGATGGGCAACCTGCTGCCGGACTCGCGCCACCTGCTCGACCCGCGCCTGGACGGCAACGCGTTCGTGGCGCTGCTCAAGCGGTTCCCGAACGTGCTGGCCTGGGTCAACGGCCACACGCACCGCAACCAGATCACGGCGCACGCCGGCGGCACGCCGAAGCAGGGCTTCTGGGAGATCAACACCGCTTCGCACGTCGACTTCCCGCAGCACGCGCGGATCGTCGAGGTCGCGGACAACGCGGACGGCACGTTGTCGCTGTTCACGACGTTGATCGAGGCGGAGGCGCCGTACGCGGTGGACTACGGGGACCGGACGCCGCAAGCGCTTGCGTCGCTGTACCGCGAACTGTCCTACAACGACATCCACACCGACCCGGGCCGCGTGGGCGCGGCCGCGGACCACAACACCGAGCTGCTGCTGGTCAACCCGCTCGCCTGA